Proteins found in one Zea mays cultivar B73 chromosome 1, Zm-B73-REFERENCE-NAM-5.0, whole genome shotgun sequence genomic segment:
- the LOC109942298 gene encoding UDP-glucuronic acid decarboxylase 5, whose translation MVEEVHRQFNTILGLMEGTDVTEPLLVEVDQIYHLACPASPIFYKHNSVKQTIKTNVIGTLNMLGLAKRVGARILLTSTSEVYGDPLEHPQIEAYWGNVNPIGVRSCYDEGKRVAETLMFDYHKQHGIEIRIARIFNTYGPRMNIDDGRVVSNFIAQAVR comes from the exons ATGGTGGAGGAGGTTCACAGGCAGTTCAATACCATTCTTGGGTTGATGGAGGGAACAG ATGTCACCGAGCCGCTTCTTGTGGAAGTTGACCAAATCTATCACCTTGCTTGCCCTGCTTCACCAATATTCTACAAGCACAACTCTGTTAAG CAGACCATCAAGACAAATGTTATTGGTACCCTGAACATGCTAGGACTTGCAAAGAGAGTTGGAGCTAG GATTTTGTTGACATCAACCTCTGAAGTTTATGGTGATCCACTTGAGCATCCTCAAATTGAGGCCTACTGGGGCAATGTTAATCCGATTG GTGTTAGGAGTTGTTATGATGAGGGTAAGCGTGTAGCTGAGACGTTGATGTTTGACTATCACAAGCAGCATGGCATTG AAATCCGGATTGCCAGGATTTTCAACACCTATGGGCCTAGGATGAACATTGATGATGGCCGTGTTGTTAGCAACTTCATTGCTCAGGCTGTGCGGTAA